The Campylobacter sp. MG1 genome includes the window CAATTGCTATTATGAATAGCTATTATCTAGGTAGAATGTCAGTATCAAAAGACCCGATTGAACAAGAAGTATTCAAAAATCTTAAAATATTCTTCCCAAATCAAAACGATGGTGGAACGCATATAAATATAAGTGGAGCAGGTATTACAAAATATGCTAAAAATGTAAAAGAAGCAACCGCTTTAATGGAGTTTTTAGTAAGTAAAGAAGCTCAAGAGATTTTAGCTCAAACAAATTACGAATTTCCAGTAAATAGCGAAGCAAGTCCTGCTGATGTGGTTAAATCATGGGGTGAGTTTAAAGCAAGTGAAATTGATTTTAACGAGATAGCAAAAAATCTTGAAACCGCTCAAGTAGTAGCTGATAAGGCTTTATGGAAGTGAGAAGATTAAGCGATTTTTTAGCTTATTTGATATTATTTATAATATTAATTCCTATTTTTTATATTATATTTTTTATAACACAGCCGATTAAAGAAAATACGGCTGTGCTATTTGATAGCTACTTAGTAGAATATCTAAAAAATACAGGAATTATTGTGCTATTTACCCTGATTTTTTCTACGATTATTGGGGTATTTTTAGCTTATTTTGAGAGTTTTTATGAGTTTAGATTTAGGAAATTTTTTAAGTTTTGCTTGGTTTTACCTTTTGCAATTCCTAGCTATTTGTTTGCCTATGTTTATGCTGATTTTTTCTCTTATTTTTCTTGGTTTAATATATTTTTAAGAGATACATTTAATATTAAAATCCATTTTGATATGATGAATATTTATGGAGTTATTTTTGTATTTTCAATATCGTTTTTTCCTTATACTTACATACTTACAAGGGGATTTTTAGCTAGATTTGCTTCTAGTTTAATTTATAGTGCAAGAAGTCTAGGTAAAAATGAATTTGAGATATTTTTTAAAGTCATTTTGCCTTTATCAAGACCTGTTATTGTAGCTGGTGCAAGTTTGTGTGCTATGGAGACACTTAATGCTTATGGAGCGCCGAATTATTATGGTCTGCATGTATTTAGCACAGGTATTTACAAAGCTTGGATTGGATATGGGGATTTAAATGCTGCTATTAAATTAGCTGTGATTTTATTATTAATAGTATTTTTTATCTTATTTATTGAGAAAATCACTCAAAGACCTTATGAATTAGGTTCAAAACAATATGCACTAACAAGGACACAACTTAGCAAAAAAGCCGAAATAATTGTGCTTAGCTTGTTTTTTATAATTTTATTTATTAGCTTTATTTTGCCTGTTATTCACATTTTAATATGGTTTAAGAGAAGTTATTTTGATGTTGATTATGCTAATTTATTTGCACTTAGTAAAAATAGCTTTTTTTTAAGTATAGCTTCTAGTGTGATTATTTTGATAATTGCTTTATTTTTAGCGGCAAATCAACGCTTTAAAAACAATAAATCAAAATTAATAATAAGCTCTTTAGCAAATATGGGCTATAGCATTCCTGGTTCTGTTGTGGCTGTTTGTATGCTTGTTATGTTTATTTTCATAGATAGAAGTTTGGCTTCTTTTTATGCTTACTTAGGAATTAATAAGAGTTTGTTTTTAACCTTAAGTCCTGTGATTTTGATATTTGCTTATGTTGTTAGATTTTTATCATTAGGTTTTAATTCAATTAATTCAGGGCTTAATAGACTGCCTAGCTCACTAACTAATGCAAGGCATAGCTTGGGGATAAATCCTTTTAAAGGCTTTTTTAAGGTTGAGTTTGTTTTGATAATCCCTAGTTTGCTTAGTTCATTTATATTGATTTTTATTGAAGTGATTAAAGAATTGCCTTTAGCAAGTTTGCTTGCTACGAGTGAATTTAAAACCCTTTCGTTTGAGATGGATAGATATGCAAGTGATGAGCAGCTTGCTATGGTTAGTGCTCCTGCACTTGTGGTTGTATTAACTTGCTTTATATTATTAGTTATATTTAATTTGATTAAGGAAAGAAAATGAATTATTTTGAGTTTAAAAATGTGAGTTTTGGATACGAAAAGCCACTTTTTACAAATCTTAGCTTTAGTTTAAAACAAGGAGAAAAATTAGCCATACTAGGAGAAAGCGGCAGTGGTAAAAGTACAATTTTAAAGCTAATTGCAGGATTTAACGAGCTAAAACAAGGAGAAATCTTTTTAGATAATGAAAATATTAGCAAAATTCCAGCTTATAAAAGAAATATAGGATTTTTATTCCAAGATTATGCTTTATTTCCACATTTAAATGTATTAGAAAATGTTATGTTTGGTATAAAAGATAAAGATAAAAAACAAATTGCCTTAGATATTTTAAATTCTTTAGATATAAAAAATCTTTTTAATTCTTATCCTAAGACTTTAAGCGGTGGTCAGCAACAACGCGTCGCACTTGCAAGGTGTATTGCTCAAAAGCCTAAATTATTGCTTTTAGATGAGCCTTTTTGTGCATTAGATGCTAATTTACGCTCTAGTGTTAGGACATTTGTTTTGGATTTTTTGAACAATTTAAACTTAACTTGCATTATGGTAACTCACGATTTAGCTGATGTGAATGCTTTTAAATCTTCAGTTTTAAAACTTTCTTGTAATAATTAGTTCTAAAAATTAGACATAGATTAAATTATAAATTTTAAGTTCTGTTTTCTTAGATTTTTAATACCTTATTAAACGCTAAATAAATTTAAAACAAACAATTTAAAGTTTTATAAACAAAAAAGTATAAAAAATCAAATCATAAGATTTATTAATTTAAAAATATAAAAAAATAAATAGTGAATTTTACACTCATTTATATAATAAAATCAAGCTTTAAAATACCATAGTAACAAATATAAAAATGCTATTGTTTATAATAAATCAAATGATTTGTTTAGATAATTTTAATCTTTATGTATTAAAGCTTTGTTTTAGATAAGATGCCTAAATAAACTAATTTATCCACTATTATCTTATATTACCCTACCCTAAAAAATCATTATGATTTACAAATAGCTTATAAATTCGTTTTAGCTTTTTTAAATCAATAATTCAAATGTCATCTATATAAAATTTACAATATATTTAAAATTTT containing:
- a CDS encoding ABC transporter permease, encoding MEVRRLSDFLAYLILFIILIPIFYIIFFITQPIKENTAVLFDSYLVEYLKNTGIIVLFTLIFSTIIGVFLAYFESFYEFRFRKFFKFCLVLPFAIPSYLFAYVYADFFSYFSWFNIFLRDTFNIKIHFDMMNIYGVIFVFSISFFPYTYILTRGFLARFASSLIYSARSLGKNEFEIFFKVILPLSRPVIVAGASLCAMETLNAYGAPNYYGLHVFSTGIYKAWIGYGDLNAAIKLAVILLLIVFFILFIEKITQRPYELGSKQYALTRTQLSKKAEIIVLSLFFIILFISFILPVIHILIWFKRSYFDVDYANLFALSKNSFFLSIASSVIILIIALFLAANQRFKNNKSKLIISSLANMGYSIPGSVVAVCMLVMFIFIDRSLASFYAYLGINKSLFLTLSPVILIFAYVVRFLSLGFNSINSGLNRLPSSLTNARHSLGINPFKGFFKVEFVLIIPSLLSSFILIFIEVIKELPLASLLATSEFKTLSFEMDRYASDEQLAMVSAPALVVVLTCFILLVIFNLIKERK
- a CDS encoding ABC transporter ATP-binding protein; translated protein: MNYFEFKNVSFGYEKPLFTNLSFSLKQGEKLAILGESGSGKSTILKLIAGFNELKQGEIFLDNENISKIPAYKRNIGFLFQDYALFPHLNVLENVMFGIKDKDKKQIALDILNSLDIKNLFNSYPKTLSGGQQQRVALARCIAQKPKLLLLDEPFCALDANLRSSVRTFVLDFLNNLNLTCIMVTHDLADVNAFKSSVLKLSCNN